The genome window CTTTCCTTGCTTATGACCCGATAATAACGACATCTATCTTTCAATCGTCATCAAACGCTGAAATTGAGCTATCTCTAACACCTTATAGACAGCATCACTTGGGTTGACAAGTTTCAAGGTACCAGATAGCTGTTCAATATGATCTTTTAATAATAAAATCATACCCAGTGCGGAACTATCCATATAGGAGGTTTTACTTAAATCTAATATTACATTCACCCCTTGTTCGGTACGATGAATATAGGCCTCTCTAAATTGCTGGTGCAATGAAAAATCAAATCTGTCTTCAATCGCGATAGTAACGTTATTGCCTGCAAACTCTTCAATTTGTAATGACATATAATTTCCTTTACGTTTATATTTTTATAACTCTCAATTTCACCTTTGTTTAACCTTAGCTAAACAATTTTTTATCGTGGTACTTTCAAAACGCTTCCTTCATTTGCTTTTTATCTAGCTCGGCGTAGCTCAGTAATAACTCCGGTATTTGTTTAAGTTCACAGATATCCGTATGAGCGTTAAGTTGAACAGCGCTGCCCGGCATACCCCATATCAAGCTGGTATTTTTATCCTGTACTAAAGTGCGCGCCCCTTGCATTTTCAACGCAAGCATTGCGCGAGCACCATCATTTCCCATTCCAGTTAGCAACACCGCTTGCACATTGTTTGCCATTGGTAACAGTGAATGAAATAACACATCCACCGAAGGTTTATGACGGTTAACTAATGCACTATCTTCTAACACACAAAACAATGAACCGTTTTTTTCAGTAACCTTCAAGTGCTGATCACCTGGTGCAATATAAGCGTAACCTGTCTTAATTTTCTGCCTGTGCTTTGCCTCCTGCACACAAATATGACAACTTTCATTGAGTCGTTCAGCAAAACGAGCACTAAAGGTTTTAGGAATATGTTGGGTGATCACGATAGCAGGACTGTTACTGGGGAGGTTAACCAGCACGCTTTTTATCGCTTCCGTGCCACCAGTTGACGCACCAATGGCGATTAAATGGTTCTCTCTTTTAGTACCATTAAACGGCAACGGTTGTGTTAAATTAATATCAGATACAGACTGTACTAATGAATATTTTTTTTGTTCGACGGTCATTGCCGACTTAATTATAGTTAGCAACTGCTCTTTAAAATTATCTTTAGATGCAATAAGGGTTTCAAAACTCGGTTTTTCAATGAAGTCCAAAGCGCCAAGTTCTAACGCCCGTAACGTAATATCTGCCCCCTGAGAAGTTAATGTCGACAGCATCACAACGGGCATGGGTCTTAAACGCATTAAGTTTTCTAAAAAAGTAATACCGTCCATTTTGGGCATTTTAACGTCTAACGTTAACACATCGGGATTGAGCTTTTTAATTAACTCCCGGGCAATATATGGATCTTCTGCTTCACCAACCACTTCGATTTGTGAGTCGCTAGATAATATTTCACTGACAAGATTTCTGATCACCACAGAATCATCAACGATCAATACTTTAATTTTTCTCATATCAATATAACGCCTGATAATTCATACAATTGTCAAAATAATTCAATATCACCATCCACTGGTTCTTTATCAATATGATTACGATAATCAAACTCTCTTTTAACAATAGTATCGTTATGTAAGTTATTCAATTTTTTGACAAAAGCTTTACCTGTTTTGGGATGAAACAGCACTTTTCTTGGAAAGCAATCACCAAGATCAGCGCTTTCTAAAACGATGTTTTCTTGTGCCAAATATTGACGGGCAAACTCAATATTTTTTTGGCCAATATCAGACATCTGTTTGAGTACTTTCCCACCACCAAAAAGTTTAGCTCTAAGATTTATCCGCCGACCACCACATTTTAAAATCAAATTAATCAAATGCTCCATGGCAAAATTTCCATAACGAGTCGCATCAGATGTCAAACCTCTTTGCCCCCATTCCACTTCGTGCGCTTCTTTTTCAATCAAAGGCAACATAAAATGATTCATTCCCCCTATGCCTAAACTTTTATCCCAGATACAAGCAGCAATACAGGAACCTAACGTAGTGGCAATTAAAATATCGTCTTTAGTCATATAAAATTCGCCCGGCAATATTTTTGCAACTACGCTTGCTCGTTCTTTATCCCAGTAGTGGTTGATATGTGAAAATTCAGGCAGACAAGTGGTAAGAGATTGTGCTACATGGATATTTTTTTGATTATTAAAGAGCATCCTAGCCTCATAGCCCTAAAAGGGCTTTCTGAAAATTGTTCGTCCAACATTCTTAAAATATTGTTGGTAATGTCCCAAGTTTTCGCTATGTCCTAAAATCAACAAGCCACCAGGAGCTAGCATTTCGTAAAAGCGTTCAAATAATTCAATTTGCGTTTTTTTATCAAAATAAATAATCACATTACGACAAAAAATAATATCGAACGGCCCCTTCATCGGCCATTGATGTAACAAATTTAACTCTTTAAATGTCAATAGATTACGTAGACATTGAGCAACTTTTACCTTGTGAGCATTTTCCCCTGTCCCTTTAATAAAATACGGTTTTAAATATACCGAAGGGACATCTTCAATACGCTTTTCGTCATAAATACCAGCTTTTCCCTTTGCTAAAACATTACCATCAATATCCGTTGCTAATATCTTAATATCCCAAGAAGATAAAGACTGCTTACAACTCTCATATACGATAGCCGCGATACTATAGGCTTCTTCGCCGGTCGATGTAGCTGACGACCAGATACGTATTCTTTGTTGCTGTTTATTTCGTTTCAACAGTTGTGGTAATTCTATTGACAGTAAATAATCAAAGTGATGCTTTTCTCGAAAAAAACTCGTTAAATTCGTTGTGATCGCGTTAATAAAGTAGTGTTTTTCTTGTTCAGGGTTTTGCTTTAATAATTGGCAATATTGACTGAAAGACGCGAGTTTACGTTCTTTGATCACACGCGTGAGGCGGCGATAGACCATCTCACGTTTACTTGCATTTAAAACAATGCCGGCTGTGTCATAGACAAACTGACAAACAAAATTAAACTCTTTGTCCGTCAGACGAAATGGCCGTTCTCTGATGTCGTTCATAGGCAAACACTAAAATTCTTCCCATTCTTGATCTGAAACGGTTCTTTCTCGTTTGATCTGACTTACCGGGGCCGGCTGCGCAAGCACTTGCTCGCTGCTACTGACAATATTGGCAATTGGTGACCGACTAAAGCTATCATCGTCATCATTGCTAAAAAACGCTACTTGTTCTAATAACGACTGAGATTGCTCTTCCATTGATTTACTAGACGCTGCCGCTTCTTCAACTAACGCCGCATTTTGCTGCGTCATTTCATCCATTTGACTAACAGCGGCACTCACTTCACCAATACCTGCAGCTTGCTCTTTACCGGCACTGTCAATATCACCGATCATTTTCTCAACATCCTCAATCGCTGCTACCAACTCAGTAAAGGTTTGCCCGGTTTCATCGACCAATTTAGTGCCTTGGCCGACAGCATCGACACTATCGTTAATCAACCCTTTTATTTCTTTCGCAGCCCCGGCTGAGCGTTGCGCTAAATTTCTCACTTCTGCAGCGACAACCGCAAAGCCTCGCCCTTGTTCACCAGCGCGAGCAGCCTCTACAGCAGCATTAAGGGCCAGTAAATTTGTTTGAAACGCTATTTCATCAATAACGCTAATAATATCGGCAATTTTATTGCTGGATTTATTAATATCACTCATAGCAGTAATGGCATTTCTCACCACTTCACCACCATTAGTTGCCTTATCCATCACAGATTTTGATAATTTACTCGCTTCTGAGGCATTTTCTGCATTTTGTTGCACTGTACTGGTTAATTCTTCCATCGCCGACGCCGTTTCTTCTAAACTTGACGCTTGCGACTCGGTTCGGTGACTTAATTCATTATTACCTTCGGCGATTTCACGAGCCGAATCAAAGACATTGGTCGATGCGGTGCGAATTTCATTCACCATGTTATTTAAGTTAGCAATAGATGCATTCATTGCGTCAGCAAGTGCTAAAAATTCTCCATCATATTGGCCATCCATCGTTTCTGTTAAGTTTCCTTTTGATAAGGATTTAGCGACACGAATAGCTTCATTTATCGGATTAACAATCGCATCCATTAGGCCATTAATGTTATTACCAAGATCTTGCATAAAACCTTGATAATCAGAAGTGTCTATTCGGCTATCCAATTTACCAGACGTCGCATCGTTGATTAATTTCTCCACTTGGCGTTGAGCATCTTTTTCCTCAGTAATATCGAGCCATTGCACAACGGTTCCCAAGTGATTTTTTTGTTCATCAAGTAAGGCAATTGCCATAAGGTTAAAACTCAACCCAGCAATGGATATTTCGCTTTCGTAAGGGAGGTTATCTGGGTTACCTAATAAGTTTTGTTGATGGGCCGGATTTTTATGAAAAGTATCAAAGTTAGTGCCCACGATATTATCAACACTAAATGATGAAAATACCGAACGTATACGCTCTTCTCGTCGACGTAACATTTTTTTCACCGCAGGATTAGCGTAGACAATATTGCCTTTGGTATCTGCCATCATAAAGTTTGTAGTACTACCTTCAACGGCACAAGTTAAGCGACCGACTTCACTTTGTTTATCCTTTAGCGTTTGTTGCATGTTCGCTATTGCATTAGTCAACTGACCAAACTCATCCGTATCCTCAGTTGATAAGTCATTATCCAAATTGCCTTTGGCAATACTATCAAAGGTCTGTATCGCAAAATCCATGGCATTAATCGCACTTCTGATAATAACAAAGGCAATAAAACAACCAACAACAACAACGACCAGAATCAGTGACACTTCAATATACATACTACTTTCTTTAGTTGCAGCCCGCTCTTCAAGAATTTCTGTTAATGCACTCATCACTGCATCGGTATAGCCATACACTTGCTCTACTGTTGCTGTAGTTTCCCCGTAATATTTAACTGCACCATAGTCCAAAGATGCTGACTGAATAATTTCATTATCAATTAACGCCACCATGTTGTTTACGGCATTAAACGCCTCATTAAGTTTTGATGAGAGTTGCAGTCTTGCCGCCGAATTTTCCTCAAAAATACGCTCACTGCCTGTTTCCAGACCTACCACCCAAGCTTTAATATTACTCAGCTTATCAAGTATCGCTATCTTCGCCTTATCATCAAGCGACTGCGCCGCAAGTACTTTAGCGCCTTGGGCACGGGAGACTCCTAGATCATTTGCCAGACTAGGTAATTGATTAGTAACCGCCAACATCATGTAATAGCTGTCGATATAAGCATCTAATGACAGGCCAGATTTATCAGCTACCAGTTGGATTAGAGCCAGAGTTTCTTTTACCACCAGATTGTGTCTGCTCATCGATTGCTGTGCTGAAAGCGATAAGTTAACCTCTATTAAATCCGTCCAGCTTTTTTTTAATATCTTCATTTCATTGGTCAATGAAAACGACTCAACATCTGCTAACACTTTAGCCAGCTCATTAAAATCGCCATTCACTTCTTGTTCTAGTGGTTTAAGGCGATTACCTAATGATTGATCGCCACCTAAAAAACCAGCAGAAGCCCCTCTGTGATCAGCAACATTTTGAGCAATACTCTGTAATGGCGCTATCGCTAAAATACCTTCACGACTACTACGAGCGACATTAACCTCATTGAGCGAAGTTGTAACTAGGTGGTATGTTGTTATTGCCAAAGGAATTAATATCATAAAAAAAGCTAAGCTTAATTTATAAGCTAGTTTTATATTGCCAAGTAATTTATTTAACATCATTTTCTCCGTTAATATTCTTTGATAAAAAGCGTAAACCTCAACTTTCTCAAAGCTATATTTCCTTAAACATGCGTACTTGCAGGGATGTCAAACTACCCAATAAACAATTTCTCACCTGGTTACACAAATTAATTCTTAATTTATTTAATCCACTATTTCAGCTAGTTCTTCTTTACTGGTGGCGCTATAAAGCTCATTCTGATCCAGTAATTTTTGCGTATCGAGTAGGATGATTAACTTCTCATCAATAGATGCAATACCATTTAAAAAACAACTATCGATATGACTACCAAATTCAGGTGCCGGGCGAATTGCTTCACTACTCACCTTATAAACATCAGACACTGAGTCGACAACGATGCCAATCGCATTCAATCGCTCTGATTTTTGGCTACGCAGAATAATAGTGACGGTTGTAGCGCTGTATTCCAAAGGTTCAATTTCAAACCGCTGCCGTAAGTCAATCACAGGAATAATGACGCCGCGAAGATTAATAATACCTTTAAAGTAATTAGGCTTATTCGGCAGTTCAGTGACTGAGCTCCATACACGAATTTCCTGTACATATAAAATATCAAGGCCAAATTCTTCGTCTTTGATTTTAAATGTTAAATATTCTTGCTCATCACTCATCGTCCCTCACCTTTTAACTTTTCCGCTAAATGCCTAATTGCTGCAGCGCATTGACATTTAAAATAGTGACAACACTTTCCCCAACATTAACCAGTCCCTGAATACTTTCCTGAGGAATAGAGCCAACAAAGCCAGAATCTGCCTGAATATCTTGTTCCTCAACATCAATAACGTCAGATACGGCATCAACAACAAAGCCCATTGTTTTCGTTGTTCCACCATTTTCTATGGTTAACACCATCACTACCGTTGAATCTAGATACTCAGCCCGGCAGATGTTAAATTTAAGTCTGAAATCAATAATAGGTACTATCAACCCGCGAATATTAATCACCCCTTTAACATACTCCGGTGAGTTAGGGATTTTAGTGGGTAATTCCCAACTACGAATTTCTTCAACACATAAAATATCGACGGCATAACATTCACTAGCCAGATTAAACATTAAAAATTGTTTACCATTTGAGATAAAATCGATCTCATCAACCATAGATTGATCGATATCAGGGATTTCATGAGCTAATGCTTGAATGTCCATTTAAACTTCTACCTCTGGGACTAATGAAGATAAATGACGCGTACTTGTAGCTTGTTGATCACCTATAGCCATTTGAATTAATCCGGTGACATCTAATATCATAGCGACCGAACCATCACCTAAAATAGTAGCGCCGGAGATCCCGTCAACTTGCTGGTAATTATCCTGTAAGCTTTTAATCACCACTTGTTGCTGAGCTAATAAATCATCAACCATTAGCCCTACTTTTTGCCCGTCAGCTTCAACTACCACCAATAGAGCGTCTTCTATCTTTTGATGCTGCACTTGAATATTAAATAATTGACCAACAGAGATAACCGGCACATTGTCTTCTCTAAGTCGATAAAGCACCATATCTCCTGAAACCCGGTTAATGTATTCAGCCTTTGCTTGCAATGACTCGACTATAGTGATCAAAGGAATAATGTAAATTTCACTACCGACACGCACCAATTGCCCATCCAATATCGCCAAAGTCAGCGGTAGGTTAACCTTAAAAGTTGAACCTTTATCTGGTTCCGATTCCACCTGAATCCGGCCTCCTAATGCCTGAATGTTCTTTTTCACCACATCCATACCAACACCACGACCAGAAATATCACTAATTTCTTTTGCGGTAGAAAAGCCTGGCTCAAAAATGAGATCAAATACCTGACTGTCACTGAATATGCTATGTTGCTCAACGATGCCTTTTTCAACCGCTTTATTAAAAACAGCCTCTCGGTCAATACCGCCGCCATCATCATTGATTTCAATCACGATACTGCCACCTTGATGGTATGCATCGAGGGTGATCTTACCTTTTGCATTCTTACCTTTAGCCCGACGTTCTTCAGCCGCTTCAATGCCATGATCAACAGCGTTTCTCACCAAATGCGTTAATGGATCGCCTATTTGCTCCATTACCGTTTTATCTAATTCCGTATGTTCACCCTTAATAATCAGTTCAATTTCTTTGCCCATTTTATTCGACAAATCATGGATCAAACGAGGAAAGCGATTAAAAGCAAAACTAATCGGTAACATCCGAATACGCATCACGCTTTCTTGTAATTCTTTGGTGTTTTGTAACAGTTGCTCTAAACCAGAAGTTAAGCGGTCTATTTTACTTAAATCAAAATCGTTACCGAGTTCGGATAACATTGACTGGGTGATCACTAATTCCCCAACCAGGTTGATCAAGCTATCCACCTTATCGACTCCAACGCGAATAGAACCGACATCCTGCTTTACTTTTACCGCTGTTTTTTGATTATTTTTAGGGTTAGTTTTAACCGTTTCCTGATTGGTTTTCGCTTGTTCACTATCCGTTAATTTATGTTCCTCAGCTGGTAATAATTGCTGTTGCTGTAACGACATATCCGTTTTTGTTTGCGTGATATTCAGTTGACATTCATCTTCAACCCACTCAAAAATTTCTCTGATTTCTTGTTCTGTTGCCGACGAGACTAATGTTAACTGCCAGCTAATATATATTTCTTTCGGATCAATATCGGTAATAGCTGGAAGCTCTTTACAATTAGCTTTTACTGTCAGACGGCCTAAATCGGCCAAGACATTAAACAGTAATAACGGATCATTACCGGTTTGCACTAAGTGGTGTTCAGGAATAAATTCGATTTGCCAGGTAGTTGCCGTACTTCGTTGTTCAAGCGTTTGCTCGTCTTGGCAAGAACTTTTTTCTGTACCAACTATTTTTGCTTTTTGATTTAACGCTATCGTTAATAACTTGGATGTTTCTTCTATTTTAGTGGTATCACATTGTTCATCGTCTCGGATCGCTTCGATTAACGAACGCATACAATCAACTGATGCTAATAACAACTCAACATCAGGTTGTACTATTGCCCGCCGGCCATCTCTCATTTCATCCAATAAGGTTTCAACTAAATGAGTAAACTCTGTTACATGCTCAAAACCAAAAGTACCAGCTCCGCCTTTTATCGAATGAGCGGCTCTGAAAATTGAATTAATAGTTTCATCATCTCCTTGCTCAAGTGTTAACAGACTCGACTCCATTAACTCAAGCCCTTCAAAACTTTCTTCTAAAAAGCTAGGAATAAACTGCGAGAGATCCACACTCATAATGATTTACCGAATCACTCGTTTAATTGTCGCCAACAACTTATCAGGATTAAACGGTTTAACCAGCCAACCTGTAGCGCCAGCAGATTTTCCTTTTAATTTCATGTCACCAGAACTTTCAGTGGTTAACATCAGAATAGGCGTAAACTTAAAATCATCTAACTGACGCAACTCACTACATAAAGTAATACCATCCATATTGGGCATATTGACGTCCGAAATGACTAAGTCAAAGTTATCTGCCTGTGCTTTGGCTAAGCCTTCGTGTCCATCTTTTGCTTCGACAGTCTCATAACCCGCACTTTTTAGGGTAAAACTCACCATATCGCGAATTGAGTTAGAGTCATCAACAACCAATACTTTAGACATACTTTTTTCCTTATATTGTAAAAATCATCTATACGGCCAATGCTAGCTATTGAAATACGGCGCTAAAATAGGCTCATCAATTCCTAATGCCCTAATACTTTGCTCAATAATGGAAGATTGGTTTTGCCAGATAAGCGTTTTCTTTTGCGTCACCACATGAGAAACCATCGTAAGTAATAACTGTATGCCCACAGTATCAATTAGGCTGACACGACTGGTATCTAGAGTGATGTCATTATGGCTAGCGACAAATTCAAGAAATAATGATTGATATTCATCAACATTTGCAATGGTAAGTTCCGTGGGCAATATAAACATTCCCTGTCATTCCTTTGGCCGAATTTCTTTTATTCATTATATTGAAAGATATAATATTATTTGATTATCGCAAGAAATCGGTCAAAAAAAGCACATTTAATTATTACGCAAAGCAGCGAAATAACAGCGCTTAAGTTATCGCGAAAGATAAAATACAACTCAGCCTTATTTATCACTGCCCCTGTGTATATTGTATAACATCATAAAACCCAGTATCATCTGTGCGACTTATCGTTAACCAAAACATTGAGGAACTTCCATGACAATAGGCGTCGGTGGCTCAACCGCAGAAGCTGAACTTGCACAGCTGTCAGATATGACAACCAATGTAACCCCCATTTCATCGCAGGAATACCAAAAACGTATCGCTCGCGCGCAAGAGATTATGAAACAACATAATATTGCAGCAACTTATGTTAATGCCGGTACTAACCTGTATTATTTTACCGGCACTCGCTGGTACGCCAGTGAACGTATGGTGGGCGCAATTATTCCGCAATCTGGTGATATTCAATATATAGCGCCTTACTTTGAAATCAACACGCTTGAACAATACATGCAAATAAAGGGGAAAGTATGTCCTTGGCAAGAACATGAAAGCCCCTACCAACTATTTCTTAATACCTTATCATCGATGGGTATTGAACAAGGTACGATCGCTTTTGATGAATCCACCGCTTTTTTTATCGTAAATGGTATCGACAAATTATCTAATAACTACCAGCTCGTCGATGCAAAGGACATTACCGCAGGTTGTCGTATGCAAAAATCCAGTAGTGAAATTGCATTATTACAACAGGCTAAAGATATGACTTTAACCGTACAAAAGGCAGCCGCACGTATCTTACGACCAGGTATCAGTACCAAAGAAGTTGAACAATTTATTGATCAGGCCCACCGCAAGCTAGGTGCCCCCGCTGGTTCCTATTTTTGTATTGTATTATTTGGTAAAGACTCGTCATTCCCTCATGGAGTTGCTCACCCGAAGACACTTGAGCCCAATGACATCGTTCTGATAGATACAGGATGTCAAATCGAAGGTTATAACTCAGACATCACCCGCACTTATGTGTATGGCGAAGCCAATGACAGACAAAGAGCGATGTGGGATATTGAACGACAAGCACAACAGGCAGCATTTGATGCCGCCCAAATTGGTAGCCCTTGTGGTGATATTGACGTTGCAGCCCGTAATTATATTGCTAGTCAAGGCTTGGGACCTGATTATCAAACTCCCGGTTGTCCACATCGTACCGGACATGGCATAGGTTTAGACATCCATGAATGGCCATATTTAGTACAAAGCGATAAAACCCCATTAGCCCAAGGTATGTGTTTTTCAAATGAACCTATGTTAGTGATCCCAGATGAATTTGGTGTGCGTTTAGAAGATCATTTTTATATGACAGAAACAGGTCCTAAATGGTTTACTGAACCATCCTATTCCATTGACGATCCTTTTGGTTATCAGCAAAATTAATTGATTACTAAATAAAGAAGCGCAGCAATCAGTTGCGCCTCTTGCGAGTAATTAAGCAAAAATTTAGTTGGCTCACACCAATAGGTTAGTTAGAATTGCAGGATACTTGAGCAATCTAAAGACAATATGCACGCACTTTTTGAATATTTGCCACTGGTCATCTTCTTTGTTTTTTACAAATTTGGCGACTTATATTGGGCCACGGGCTCACTCATTGTAACTTCTGCTCTGCAAATCTTATATTACCTCTACAAAAAACAGCCAGTACCAAAAAGAAACTGGATATTTTTCGGCTTAATTGCCCTTTTTGGTGGTTTAACAATATTCTTGCAAGATGACAGCTTTATCAAATGGAAAGTCACCGTCATTAATGCCATTTTTGCACTGGCGTTGTTGATCAGTAACCATGTATTTAATAAAAACCTTATTAAAGACATGATGGGTGAAAACTTGCCATTGCCAGAGAATATCTGGGGTAAACTTAACTTTGCCTGGGCAATGTTCTTTTTAACCTGTGCAATATTAAACATTTACATTGCCTCTAATTACTCTCAGGAAACCTGGGTCAACTTCAAGGTCTTTGGCTTAATGGGCTTAACGATTGTTTTTGCCATCGTTAGTGTATTTTCCCTATATAAATATCTGCCACAAGATGATGAACAGACCTCAAAAAATCAAGATAACCAGTAGAATTTGAACTATGATGTATTATTTAATTTATAGCGAAGATGTTGAAAATAGTTTGCCATTACGAATGAAAGTACGAGAAAAACATCTAGCCCGCTTAAGCCAATTACAACAGCAAGGGCGCCTATTAGTTGCAGGCCCATGTCCGGCTATTGACAGTGAAAATCCAGGTGATGCTGGTTTTACTGGATCATTAGTGATAGCAAAATTTGAAAGTTTAGCACAAGCACAAACTTGGGCAGACACCGATCCGTACATCAGCGCAGGTGTTTACCAACGCGTTACCGTAAAACCCTATAAAAAGGTGTTACCTGCGTAATGATGAATCAATTTTTACTTATGCTAAGTTTCGCACTATCACTGATATTTACTAAAGCGCATGCATTTCAGGCAAAAACGGTTAATGAATGTGAGCAATCCTATCAAACCACTTCTGAGCTATCCCAATGCCTAGATTTGGTAAAAGATGTTGTCGATAAAGAGTTGCAAACCTGGATTAATAATCAAATATTTGTCTTAGAAGAGTTTGCCATTGTCACCGGACGACGCTCTGCACTGGAAATGTTTAAACGCTCTCAGCGAAACTTTATCACTTATCGTGAGAATGATTGTCGCTGGCAATATCTGCATATTTCACCTGGCACAGGCGCCGCATCCGCCTATAAAAAATGTTATATTTTGCTCACTCGCGATAGAATAAAAGAGCTCAGTCGCCTGAATTAACATTACTATTACCTTTCAATACGCACCTTTTACTTTCGCTAGAAGGTGCAATTTCTAACTGCTAATAACGTCTCTAAAAACTCTACACTTAACTACCTACAACTCACTTGCAGGTAGTCCTTTATTAATAAATTTATTACCACTGTTCTTTTAACTCTACAACCAAACATCACTCACTAGAGCTTAACAACAAATTGAATTTAGCTTAATTTTTACACTTGCATTACTGTATAAATTAATATACTGTTTATATATACAGTATATTAATTATCTTTTTGAGGTATTGTGAAAATGTTAACTTTTACTCAAACATCATTGAACGCAAGCGCTCCTTATAACAACAACTGGATTGATGTAAGAAATATCAATAATGAACAAAGCTGGTTAGCACAATACACGGATATTTGTTTACAGCATAAAGTAAATAATAAATGGATATTAATGATAGATCCCGAAGATCAATCTTTAGAACAATTAAGTAAGACCCATCATGTAGATACCAGTAGAATTTTAAAAGTAAATTCATATAACGGAAAAGTGAATTTAGAAAATCTCGGTTTCGCACTGTGCAAAGGGAATTGTGCGGCGGTGATTTTGTCAAATACCCAGTTAAAAGATGAAGATCTGTTCAAGCTTAACCAATGCGCACAACAAGGTAAAACCGCTTGTATCGTGTTAACTAATCAGCAACAATTGCACTAATTAATTACATTAAAATATTTAAGAAGATTAATGAGCTGTTATTGTGGAAACAAAAATGCATTTGAACAATGTTGCCTACCGATCATTTTAGGCAACAAACTCGCAAGCACGCCAGAGCAGTTAATGCGCTCAAGGTACAGTGCCTATGCTGCTCGATATCCACAATACATTTACGACAGTTATGCCTGCGAGCCTCAGAAAAATCAGTCGCTTGATGAGATCACTCAATGGGCTGAACAAACACTATGGTTAAAATTAACCATAGTGGCAAATGATACTGCTCCCCTTGATAGT of Thalassotalea insulae contains these proteins:
- a CDS encoding STAS domain-containing protein; the encoded protein is MSLQIEEFAGNNVTIAIEDRFDFSLHQQFREAYIHRTEQGVNVILDLSKTSYMDSSALGMILLLKDHIEQLSGTLKLVNPSDAVYKVLEIAQFQRLMTIER
- a CDS encoding protein-glutamate methylesterase/protein-glutamine glutaminase; the protein is MRKIKVLIVDDSVVIRNLVSEILSSDSQIEVVGEAEDPYIARELIKKLNPDVLTLDVKMPKMDGITFLENLMRLRPMPVVMLSTLTSQGADITLRALELGALDFIEKPSFETLIASKDNFKEQLLTIIKSAMTVEQKKYSLVQSVSDINLTQPLPFNGTKRENHLIAIGASTGGTEAIKSVLVNLPSNSPAIVITQHIPKTFSARFAERLNESCHICVQEAKHRQKIKTGYAYIAPGDQHLKVTEKNGSLFCVLEDSALVNRHKPSVDVLFHSLLPMANNVQAVLLTGMGNDGARAMLALKMQGARTLVQDKNTSLIWGMPGSAVQLNAHTDICELKQIPELLLSYAELDKKQMKEAF
- the cheD gene encoding chemoreceptor glutamine deamidase CheD yields the protein MLFNNQKNIHVAQSLTTCLPEFSHINHYWDKERASVVAKILPGEFYMTKDDILIATTLGSCIAACIWDKSLGIGGMNHFMLPLIEKEAHEVEWGQRGLTSDATRYGNFAMEHLINLILKCGGRRINLRAKLFGGGKVLKQMSDIGQKNIEFARQYLAQENIVLESADLGDCFPRKVLFHPKTGKAFVKKLNNLHNDTIVKREFDYRNHIDKEPVDGDIELF
- a CDS encoding CheR family methyltransferase — encoded protein: MNDIRERPFRLTDKEFNFVCQFVYDTAGIVLNASKREMVYRRLTRVIKERKLASFSQYCQLLKQNPEQEKHYFINAITTNLTSFFREKHHFDYLLSIELPQLLKRNKQQQRIRIWSSATSTGEEAYSIAAIVYESCKQSLSSWDIKILATDIDGNVLAKGKAGIYDEKRIEDVPSVYLKPYFIKGTGENAHKVKVAQCLRNLLTFKELNLLHQWPMKGPFDIIFCRNVIIYFDKKTQIELFERFYEMLAPGGLLILGHSENLGHYQQYFKNVGRTIFRKPF
- a CDS encoding methyl-accepting chemotaxis protein; the protein is MILIPLAITTYHLVTTSLNEVNVARSSREGILAIAPLQSIAQNVADHRGASAGFLGGDQSLGNRLKPLEQEVNGDFNELAKVLADVESFSLTNEMKILKKSWTDLIEVNLSLSAQQSMSRHNLVVKETLALIQLVADKSGLSLDAYIDSYYMMLAVTNQLPSLANDLGVSRAQGAKVLAAQSLDDKAKIAILDKLSNIKAWVVGLETGSERIFEENSAARLQLSSKLNEAFNAVNNMVALIDNEIIQSASLDYGAVKYYGETTATVEQVYGYTDAVMSALTEILEERAATKESSMYIEVSLILVVVVVGCFIAFVIIRSAINAMDFAIQTFDSIAKGNLDNDLSTEDTDEFGQLTNAIANMQQTLKDKQSEVGRLTCAVEGSTTNFMMADTKGNIVYANPAVKKMLRRREERIRSVFSSFSVDNIVGTNFDTFHKNPAHQQNLLGNPDNLPYESEISIAGLSFNLMAIALLDEQKNHLGTVVQWLDITEEKDAQRQVEKLINDATSGKLDSRIDTSDYQGFMQDLGNNINGLMDAIVNPINEAIRVAKSLSKGNLTETMDGQYDGEFLALADAMNASIANLNNMVNEIRTASTNVFDSAREIAEGNNELSHRTESQASSLEETASAMEELTSTVQQNAENASEASKLSKSVMDKATNGGEVVRNAITAMSDINKSSNKIADIISVIDEIAFQTNLLALNAAVEAARAGEQGRGFAVVAAEVRNLAQRSAGAAKEIKGLINDSVDAVGQGTKLVDETGQTFTELVAAIEDVEKMIGDIDSAGKEQAAGIGEVSAAVSQMDEMTQQNAALVEEAAASSKSMEEQSQSLLEQVAFFSNDDDDSFSRSPIANIVSSSEQVLAQPAPVSQIKRERTVSDQEWEEF
- a CDS encoding chemotaxis protein CheW: MSDEQEYLTFKIKDEEFGLDILYVQEIRVWSSVTELPNKPNYFKGIINLRGVIIPVIDLRQRFEIEPLEYSATTVTIILRSQKSERLNAIGIVVDSVSDVYKVSSEAIRPAPEFGSHIDSCFLNGIASIDEKLIILLDTQKLLDQNELYSATSKEELAEIVD